Proteins from one Chelonia mydas isolate rCheMyd1 chromosome 14, rCheMyd1.pri.v2, whole genome shotgun sequence genomic window:
- the LOC102933762 gene encoding LOW QUALITY PROTEIN: HLA class II histocompatibility antigen, DQ beta 1 chain (The sequence of the model RefSeq protein was modified relative to this genomic sequence to represent the inferred CDS: inserted 2 bases in 2 codons), whose protein sequence is MGCGDGQRSSRSGSPKVKVSPXRLGFQPHPDLLVCSVIXLEIKWLKNGQEQTAGVVSTELLQNRDWTFHILVMLEMSPRHGDVYTCQVEHISLRGPLRVHWAAQPDSPRSERLMGVRAFVLGLIFLAPGLLTFLKAKKGEWLRDGASGPGNESPVGP, encoded by the exons ATGGGGTGCGGAGATGGGCAGAGAAGTTCGCGGTCTGG TTCACCCAAGGTGAAAGTTTCCC TGAGATTGGGGTTCCAGCCCCATCCTGACCTGCTGGTTTGCTCGGTGA TGCTCGAGATTAAGTGGTTGAAGAACGGGCAGGAGCAGACGGCCGGGGTGGTGTCCACGGAGCTGCTCCAGAACAGAGACTGGACCTTCCACATCCTGGTGATGCTGGAGATGAGCCCCCGGCACGGGGACGTCTACACCTGCCAGGTGGAGCACATCAGCCTGCGGGGCCCCCTCAGGGTGCACTGGG CGGCGCAGCCTGACTCCCCCAGGAGCGAGAGGCTGATGGGGGTCAGGGCCTTCGTGCTGGGGCTGATCTTCCTGGCGCCGGGACTCCTCACCTTCCTGAAGGCTAAGAAAGGTGAATggctccgggatggggccagCGGCCCAGGAAATGAGTCCCCAGTGGGGCCATGA
- the LOC119567483 gene encoding zinc finger protein 239-like, whose amino-acid sequence MLQAAVGRGDAPAGPHAGPALRLPQLPKRFRNGSALATHRRLHTGERPYTCRVCGKGFLESSAVATHQGTHTGERPHRCPDCGKGFVQRSALVSHQGTHLEDKLHKCPACGKGFSARPALVAHQRAHAGESTEPATPRGPHRPYQCPECEKSFTRSSHLVAHRRLHAGERPFWCPRCLKEFSESSSLARHPCVHTGERPYPEFSESSSLARHPCVHTGERPYPCPDCGKSVSRSSHIATHRWVHTGERPYPCPVCGASFSCSSTLTKHQRTHAQQARPAASLATAVPPAQDTQ is encoded by the exons ATGCTTCAAGCAGCGGTCGGACGTGGTGACGCACCAGCGGGCCCGCACGCGGGACCGGCCCTACGCCTGCCCCAACTGCCCAAGCGCTTCCGCAACGGCTCAGCCCTGGCCACCCACCGGCGGctccacaccggggagcggccctacaCCTGCCGCGTCTGCGGGAAGGGCTTCCTGGAGAGCTCGGCCGTGGCCACCCACCAGGGCACCCACACCGGCGAGCGTCCCCACCGCTGCCCCGACTGCGGGAAGGGCTTCGTGCAGAGGTCGGCCCTGGTGTCGCACCAGGGCACCCACCTGGAGGACAAGCTGCACAAGTGTCCAGCCTGCGGGAAGGGCTTCAGCGCCAGGCCGGCCCTCGTTGCCCACCAGCGGGCCCACGCGGGGGAGAGCACGGAGCCGGCGACGCCCCGGGGGCCCCATCGGCCCTACCAGTGTCCCGAGTGCGAGAAGAGCTTCACCCGCAGCTCCCACCTGGTGGCCCACCGCCGGCTGCACGCGGGCGAGCGCCCCTTCTGGTGCCCGCGCTGCCTGAAGGAGTTCAGcgagagctccagcctggcacgGCACCCGTGCGTCCACACGGGCGAGCGGCCCTACCCC GAGTTCAGcgagagctccagcctggcacgGCACCCGTGCGTCCACACGGGCGAGCGGCCCTACCCCTGCCCCGACTGCGGGAAGAGCGTCAGCCGCAGCTCCCACATCGCCACCCATCGCTGGGTGCACACGGGCGAGCGGCCCTACCCCTGCCCGGTCTGCGGAGCCAGCTTCAGCTGCAGCTCGACCCTCACCAAGCACCAGCGGACCCATGCCCAGCAGGCCAGGCCCGCGGCCAGCCTGGCAACGGCTGTCCCGCCCGCCCAGGACACCCAGTGA